A genomic segment from Leptotrichia sp. OH3620_COT-345 encodes:
- the polA gene encoding DNA polymerase I encodes MKKAVILDTSAIMYRTHFALMGMRNSRGMATGATYGFVNTLEGVIKEFNPDYLVACLDIKRSDLKRSEELETYKAHRESMPDDLVAQQEFIMSVLDGYRIPKYKIDGYEADDVMATLATKFSKDENEEIEVYIVTGDKDLAQLVNGKINIALLGKGDKKSLFRYITNDDEVVEYLGVTSDKIPDLFGLMGDSSDGIPGVSGIGPKTGVELINKYGSLEGLYENIAEIKGKRKEKLLEDKEKAFLSRKLATVHKDIEVEYDKNKLKIESKDLEKLLSIYKTMEFKKFSATIENEIKKKSTALNENSQSDSSQISLFAGVTNHPDGKKEILIENAENNTRENKVKTEKILWSVGPDVLEKMEEKVGIFGNEFGIAVCDGKKNIVLLNENQETVKEVYEILKDKKIVSYNVKEYMKKGINCKEYFDVMLAWYVLGTESSQDLENIIFSEFGENLEKFEEQFKKRKFQEISEEEKIEFLGRRAYCVKKLETVLKNRLESEDLIDVFENLENRLVPVLASMEMYGIKIDKKYFEDYKSKLQENIEKVEKEIFSLSGEAFNIGSPKQLSEILFEKMGIDPVKKTKTGYSTDVEVLEELALRGIEIAEKLLVYRGLTKLLSTYVEPLPKLADENDRIHTTFNQNGTSTGRLSSTNPNIQNIPVRTDEGIKIRKGFISEEGWSLVSFDYSQIELRVLTELSKDENLVLAYKKDRDLHDLTARKIFFKADGEVISREERSIAKVINFSILYGKTPFGLSKELKIPVSDASLYIKTYFEQYPRVKKFLENVLENARLNGFVETLYGTRRYINGINSSNKNIRSQADRMAVNTVVQGTAANIIKKVMVELYNEFKDKDDIRMLLQVHDELIFEIKDETIEKYMEKIKEIMENTITFEDVKLNSNGSYAKNWGALK; translated from the coding sequence TACGAGTGCAATTATGTACAGAACTCACTTTGCACTTATGGGAATGAGAAATTCTCGAGGAATGGCAACCGGAGCGACATATGGTTTTGTAAATACTTTGGAGGGAGTAATAAAAGAATTTAATCCTGATTATTTGGTAGCTTGTCTTGATATAAAAAGAAGCGATCTGAAAAGATCTGAGGAGCTGGAAACATATAAGGCACATAGGGAAAGTATGCCTGATGATCTTGTTGCCCAACAGGAGTTTATAATGTCTGTACTTGACGGATACAGAATACCTAAATATAAAATAGACGGATATGAGGCTGATGACGTAATGGCAACTCTTGCTACAAAATTTTCCAAAGACGAAAATGAAGAAATAGAAGTGTATATAGTTACGGGAGATAAAGATTTGGCACAACTTGTAAACGGGAAAATAAATATAGCATTATTAGGAAAAGGGGATAAGAAATCATTATTCAGATATATAACAAATGATGATGAAGTAGTGGAATACTTAGGAGTTACTTCTGATAAAATACCGGATCTTTTTGGATTGATGGGGGATAGTTCCGACGGAATACCCGGAGTTTCAGGGATAGGCCCGAAAACAGGAGTGGAGCTCATAAATAAATACGGAAGCCTTGAAGGTCTTTATGAAAATATAGCAGAAATAAAAGGGAAAAGAAAGGAAAAGCTTTTAGAAGATAAGGAAAAAGCCTTTTTAAGCAGAAAACTGGCAACAGTTCATAAAGATATTGAAGTAGAATATGATAAAAATAAACTGAAAATAGAAAGTAAAGACTTGGAAAAGCTCCTTTCAATATACAAAACAATGGAATTTAAAAAGTTTTCGGCAACAATCGAAAATGAAATAAAGAAAAAGAGTACCGCCTTAAATGAAAACAGTCAATCTGACAGTAGTCAGATTTCCTTATTTGCAGGAGTGACAAATCATCCTGACGGGAAAAAGGAGATTTTGATTGAAAATGCTGAAAATAATACAAGAGAGAATAAAGTAAAAACGGAGAAAATTTTATGGTCAGTTGGGCCAGATGTTCTGGAAAAAATGGAAGAAAAAGTTGGAATATTCGGAAATGAATTTGGGATAGCAGTATGTGACGGTAAAAAGAATATAGTATTACTAAATGAAAATCAAGAAACAGTGAAAGAAGTATATGAAATATTAAAAGATAAAAAAATAGTCAGTTATAATGTAAAAGAATATATGAAGAAAGGGATAAACTGTAAGGAATATTTTGATGTAATGCTGGCATGGTATGTACTTGGAACAGAAAGTTCACAGGATTTGGAAAATATAATTTTTTCCGAGTTTGGAGAAAATCTTGAAAAATTTGAAGAGCAGTTTAAAAAACGTAAATTTCAAGAAATAAGTGAAGAAGAGAAGATAGAATTTCTTGGAAGAAGAGCATATTGTGTAAAAAAGCTTGAAACGGTATTAAAAAATAGATTGGAGAGTGAAGATCTCATAGATGTTTTTGAGAATCTTGAAAATAGACTGGTTCCTGTTCTGGCGAGTATGGAAATGTACGGTATAAAAATTGATAAAAAATATTTTGAAGATTATAAGTCAAAACTGCAGGAAAATATAGAAAAAGTGGAAAAAGAAATATTTTCTTTGTCCGGAGAAGCTTTTAATATAGGCTCTCCAAAACAGCTTTCCGAAATATTATTTGAAAAAATGGGAATAGATCCTGTGAAAAAAACAAAGACAGGATATTCCACAGATGTAGAGGTATTGGAGGAACTGGCGTTAAGAGGGATTGAAATTGCTGAAAAACTTCTTGTTTACAGAGGACTTACTAAACTACTTTCGACTTATGTGGAACCTTTACCTAAACTGGCAGATGAAAATGACAGAATACATACTACATTTAATCAGAATGGAACTTCCACGGGAAGGCTTTCTTCAACAAACCCCAATATACAGAATATTCCTGTGAGAACTGATGAGGGAATAAAAATACGTAAAGGATTTATTTCAGAAGAGGGATGGAGTCTTGTGTCTTTCGACTATTCGCAAATTGAACTGAGAGTTCTCACAGAACTGTCAAAAGATGAAAATCTTGTACTTGCGTATAAAAAAGACAGAGACCTTCATGACCTGACTGCAAGGAAAATATTTTTTAAAGCGGACGGAGAAGTAATTTCCAGAGAGGAAAGAAGTATAGCTAAAGTTATAAACTTCAGTATTTTATATGGTAAAACTCCTTTCGGACTATCCAAAGAGTTAAAAATTCCTGTAAGTGACGCTTCACTTTATATAAAAACTTATTTTGAACAGTATCCGAGAGTAAAGAAATTTCTTGAAAATGTTCTGGAAAATGCAAGACTGAACGGTTTTGTCGAAACATTATACGGAACAAGGAGATATATAAACGGAATAAATTCGAGCAATAAAAATATACGATCACAGGCTGACAGAATGGCTGTAAATACAGTTGTTCAAGGTACTGCTGCAAATATTATAAAAAAAGTCATGGTAGAGTTGTATAATGAATTTAAAGACAAAGATGATATAAGAATGCTGTTACAAGTTCATGATGAACTTATTTTTGAAATAAAAGATGAAACTATAGAAAAATATATGGAAAAAATTAAGGAAATAATGGAAAATACAATAACATTTGAAGATGTAAAGTTAAATTCAAACGGTTCTTATGCAAAAAATTGGGGAGCTTTAAAATAA
- a CDS encoding AzlC family ABC transporter permease — MLQNARMENYLKGLNEGLGIGIAYIPFGITLGLISKNFGMDTLLVFLKSLTLYAGSAQSFFLKAVYELKSGPAEILISIFMINLRYSLLNLIIYRELKKGGTLLEKMIVGLGLTDETVAFIMIRKNKNPYYMMGVNTLPYIMFGLGTLAGSLFGNLIPPFFTKSMNFILYAAFLSLLVSALKANFKYIKVVIIVTVFKIIFEYIPVSKGWAMILIMFLASMTYALITYKEGVKENE; from the coding sequence ATGTTACAAAATGCGAGAATGGAAAATTATTTAAAAGGATTAAATGAAGGATTAGGTATAGGAATTGCCTATATTCCTTTCGGGATAACATTAGGACTTATTTCTAAAAATTTTGGAATGGATACGTTACTTGTATTTTTAAAGTCATTAACTTTATATGCCGGAAGTGCACAATCATTTTTTTTAAAAGCGGTATATGAATTAAAATCAGGACCGGCAGAAATTCTTATTTCAATATTTATGATTAATTTAAGATATTCTCTTCTAAATCTTATAATTTATAGGGAACTTAAAAAGGGAGGAACATTATTGGAAAAAATGATTGTAGGGCTTGGACTTACAGATGAAACGGTTGCTTTCATTATGATAAGGAAAAATAAAAATCCTTATTATATGATGGGAGTAAATACTTTGCCTTATATTATGTTCGGATTGGGAACATTAGCAGGATCTTTATTCGGAAATTTAATTCCTCCGTTTTTTACGAAAAGTATGAATTTTATACTTTATGCAGCATTTTTAAGTCTTCTTGTAAGTGCTTTAAAAGCAAATTTTAAATATATAAAAGTTGTAATAATAGTAACAGTATTTAAGATAATATTTGAATATATACCTGTAAGTAAAGGCTGGGCAATGATTTTAATTATGTTTCTGGCAAGTATGACTTATGCTTTAATAACTTATAAAGAGGGAGTGAAAGAAAATGAGTAA
- the treC gene encoding alpha,alpha-phosphotrehalase, with protein MKKNFNLKWWHKSTVYQIYPKSFNDTTGNGQGDIKGIIEKLDYLKELGVDVLWLTPMYKSPQKDNGYDISDYYNIDENYGTMEDFEKLLEEAHRRNLKIVMDIVVNHSSTENEWFKKSEAGDEEYKDFYIWKDPINGKEPTNWQSKFGGNAWKYSEKRKQYYLHLFDVTQADLNWENEKVRKKVYEMIKFWLDKGVDGFRLDVINLISKDQRFLNDDGSDKRFVADGRRFYTDGPKIHEYLKELNKEAFGGGELITVGEMSSTSIDNCVKYSNPDEKELSMVFSFHHLKVDYPNGEKWVKAPFNFIQLKKIFSEWQKGMYEGNGWNATFWNNHDQPRALSRFGNDKEYRKEAAKMLATVLHGLQGTPYIYQGEEFGMTNPYFDHIDKYRDVESLNVYKIKEKEGLSDKEILDILMQKSRDNSRTPMQWNDSKNAGFTEGTPWIGIPDNYQEINAEAALKDEDSIFYYYKKLIELRKNEELLITGKYEDIDLENEKVYAYKRIGENGELVIINNFYGEKNEFDVTELNFENSEILLSNYKTEIELKDGKILLKPYESVVLKKYF; from the coding sequence ATGAAAAAAAACTTTAATTTAAAATGGTGGCATAAATCAACAGTATACCAGATTTACCCTAAAAGTTTCAATGATACTACTGGAAACGGACAAGGGGACATAAAAGGGATTATAGAAAAACTTGACTATTTAAAAGAGTTGGGGGTAGATGTACTGTGGCTTACTCCAATGTATAAATCTCCTCAGAAAGATAACGGATATGATATAAGTGATTATTATAATATAGATGAAAATTACGGAACAATGGAAGATTTTGAAAAACTTCTGGAAGAGGCTCATAGAAGAAATCTGAAAATAGTAATGGATATTGTAGTAAATCACTCATCAACTGAAAATGAATGGTTCAAAAAATCTGAAGCAGGAGACGAAGAATATAAAGATTTCTATATATGGAAAGATCCCATTAATGGAAAGGAACCGACAAACTGGCAGTCAAAATTCGGGGGAAATGCATGGAAATACAGTGAAAAAAGAAAGCAATATTATTTACATCTTTTTGATGTGACACAAGCTGATTTAAACTGGGAAAATGAAAAAGTAAGGAAAAAAGTTTATGAAATGATAAAATTCTGGCTTGATAAAGGTGTGGACGGGTTCAGATTGGATGTTATAAATCTCATTTCCAAAGATCAGAGATTTTTGAATGATGACGGAAGTGATAAAAGATTTGTTGCCGATGGAAGAAGATTTTATACTGACGGACCGAAAATACATGAATATTTGAAGGAACTTAATAAAGAAGCCTTTGGAGGTGGAGAACTCATAACAGTAGGAGAAATGTCATCGACAAGTATTGATAACTGTGTAAAATATTCCAATCCTGATGAAAAAGAACTTTCAATGGTATTTTCATTTCATCATTTAAAAGTCGATTATCCAAATGGGGAGAAATGGGTAAAAGCTCCATTTAATTTTATTCAGTTGAAAAAAATATTTTCTGAATGGCAGAAAGGAATGTATGAAGGAAACGGTTGGAATGCCACATTTTGGAATAATCACGATCAGCCGAGAGCATTGTCAAGATTTGGAAATGATAAGGAATATCGGAAAGAAGCGGCAAAAATGCTGGCAACGGTACTTCACGGACTGCAGGGAACACCTTATATATATCAAGGAGAAGAATTCGGTATGACAAATCCTTATTTTGATCATATTGACAAATACCGTGATGTAGAATCTTTGAATGTCTATAAGATAAAAGAAAAAGAAGGACTTTCAGATAAGGAAATACTTGATATTTTAATGCAGAAATCAAGAGATAATTCAAGAACTCCCATGCAGTGGAATGACAGTAAAAATGCAGGGTTTACTGAAGGGACGCCATGGATAGGAATTCCCGACAATTATCAAGAAATAAATGCCGAAGCGGCTTTAAAAGATGAAGATTCGATATTCTATTATTATAAGAAACTTATAGAACTCAGAAAAAACGAGGAACTTTTAATAACAGGAAAATACGAGGACATAGACCTTGAAAATGAAAAAGTATATGCTTATAAAAGAATAGGTGAAAATGGGGAACTTGTAATAATAAATAATTTTTACGGAGAAAAAAATGAATTTGACGTTACAGAACTTAACTTTGAAAATTCTGAAATTTTACTGTCAAATTATAAAACAGAAATTGAACTTAAAGATGGAAAAATACTATTGAAACCTTATGAAAGTGTGGTATTAAAAAAATATTTCTAA
- a CDS encoding molybdopterin-binding protein codes for MVKIKAEILCIGTELLIGDIVNTNAQYISEKLTDIGVDLYYQTTVGDNYNRVKECLEIAFNRVNLVITTGGLGPTIDDITKKVVADFFGEELEINQKYYDKLVQRYKERGFGIDIPDGGKKEASIIKGSILIENEVGLAPGFYYEKRDKKIIVLPGPPKEMIWMMDNQVLPLLSQYSNSILIMKTLEIKGVPEGKIDERLKEYFQMSNPTVAPYAKERRVQIRVAMKGSRKDKNGINKEIDRIIKGIRKIYPDAAEVEKNDS; via the coding sequence GTGGTTAAAATAAAAGCGGAAATTTTATGTATAGGAACAGAGCTTCTTATAGGGGATATTGTTAATACTAATGCTCAATACATATCAGAAAAACTTACAGATATCGGTGTAGATTTATACTATCAGACAACAGTGGGGGATAATTATAACAGAGTGAAGGAATGTCTTGAAATTGCTTTTAATAGAGTGAATCTTGTAATAACAACGGGAGGATTAGGGCCTACAATAGATGATATTACAAAAAAAGTTGTGGCAGATTTTTTCGGAGAAGAACTTGAAATAAATCAGAAGTACTATGATAAACTTGTTCAAAGGTATAAAGAAAGAGGTTTTGGCATTGATATTCCTGATGGTGGGAAAAAAGAAGCATCGATAATAAAAGGGTCGATATTAATAGAAAATGAAGTAGGACTTGCTCCGGGGTTTTACTATGAAAAAAGGGATAAAAAAATAATAGTGTTGCCCGGTCCGCCAAAAGAAATGATTTGGATGATGGATAATCAGGTTTTGCCTTTGTTAAGTCAATATTCGAACAGCATACTAATCATGAAAACTTTGGAAATAAAAGGTGTGCCTGAAGGGAAAATAGATGAAAGATTAAAAGAATACTTTCAAATGTCCAATCCTACAGTTGCTCCTTATGCCAAAGAAAGAAGGGTTCAAATAAGAGTAGCGATGAAAGGCTCAAGAAAAGATAAAAACGGGATTAATAAGGAAATAGACAGAATTATAAAAGGAATTAGAAAAATTTATCCCGATGCCGCTGAAGTAGAAAAAAATGACAGTTAA
- a CDS encoding AzlD domain-containing protein — MSNFMIVILILATALITAFIKLVPLFIKIPENNPIINKFFEALPYTVLTILIFPGIFTSTGTDTFNIIKVLAGIGIIVWLSLKKFSLGVVVPVSIGIIFLFDIIKFMIG, encoded by the coding sequence ATGAGTAATTTTATGATAGTTATTTTGATTTTAGCAACAGCATTAATAACAGCTTTTATCAAATTAGTCCCTTTATTTATAAAAATTCCTGAAAATAATCCGATTATAAATAAGTTTTTTGAAGCATTGCCTTATACAGTTCTGACTATTTTGATTTTTCCGGGGATATTTACATCTACAGGAACGGATACATTCAATATTATAAAAGTATTGGCGGGGATAGGGATTATAGTGTGGCTTTCATTGAAAAAATTTAGTCTGGGAGTGGTAGTCCCCGTTTCTATAGGAATAATATTTTTGTTTGATATAATAAAATTTATGATCGGATAA
- a CDS encoding nucleoside hydrolase, producing MKKRKVYLNHDGGVDDLVSLYLLLKMKDVELVGISVMDADCYIQPASSATRKIIEKFGSEKDKKIKVALSDSRAVNPFPKDWRMHAFVIDALPILNEIKPLTVEETHIKAHEDIVRVLKKADGKVDLVFVGPLTDLARALDIDSSIEEKIGKLYWMGGTFLEHGNVEEPEHDGTAEWNVYWDPFAAKRVWDSNIKIELVALESTRMVPLTEEIRDMWASQRKNEGIDFLGQCYAVVPPLTHFVTNSTYFLWDVLTTASFGKEELVKREVVNSDVITEGPSRGRTVRKQGGRPVDLVYHVDRDSFFEYITNLAKY from the coding sequence ATGAAAAAAAGAAAAGTATATTTAAATCACGATGGAGGGGTGGATGATTTAGTTTCATTATACTTGTTATTAAAAATGAAAGATGTGGAACTTGTGGGAATTAGTGTTATGGATGCGGACTGTTATATACAGCCTGCATCTTCAGCTACAAGGAAAATCATAGAAAAATTTGGATCTGAAAAAGATAAAAAAATAAAGGTTGCACTGTCGGACTCAAGAGCTGTGAATCCTTTTCCTAAAGACTGGAGAATGCATGCTTTTGTGATAGATGCATTACCTATTTTGAATGAGATTAAGCCTCTGACAGTAGAAGAAACCCATATAAAAGCCCATGAAGATATAGTCCGTGTGCTGAAAAAAGCTGATGGGAAAGTAGACCTTGTATTTGTAGGGCCTTTGACGGATTTGGCAAGGGCATTGGATATTGATTCAAGTATAGAAGAGAAAATAGGTAAACTGTATTGGATGGGAGGAACATTTTTAGAACATGGTAATGTGGAAGAACCTGAGCATGACGGCACGGCTGAATGGAATGTATACTGGGATCCTTTTGCAGCAAAAAGAGTATGGGATTCAAATATAAAAATAGAACTTGTAGCCCTTGAAAGTACGAGAATGGTACCTCTTACAGAGGAAATTCGTGATATGTGGGCAAGTCAGAGAAAAAATGAAGGAATTGATTTTTTAGGACAATGTTATGCAGTAGTACCTCCGTTAACACATTTTGTGACAAATTCCACTTACTTTTTGTGGGACGTTCTTACGACGGCATCTTTCGGAAAAGAAGAACTTGTAAAAAGAGAAGTTGTAAACAGTGATGTAATAACTGAAGGTCCAAGTAGAGGACGTACAGTAAGGAAACAAGGCGGACGTCCGGTTGATTTAGTCTATCATGTGGATAGAGACAGTTTTTTTGAATATATAACAAATTTGGCGAAATATTAA
- a CDS encoding ASCH domain-containing protein, protein MNKLIEKYLLTLSEEERKNVHINKFAFGYEENIQDALADLVLKGEKKATTSLYVLYDLENERVPKKGDINIILNSKGEEVCITINTKVYRTPFKDVTKEFAFKEGEGDKSLEYWRKVHIDFFMEETDGKFTEDMEVLCEEFELME, encoded by the coding sequence ATGAATAAACTAATTGAAAAATACTTGCTTACATTAAGTGAAGAAGAAAGAAAAAATGTCCATATAAATAAATTTGCTTTCGGATATGAGGAAAACATACAAGATGCTCTTGCAGACCTTGTGTTGAAAGGAGAGAAAAAAGCAACCACTTCTTTATATGTACTTTATGACCTTGAGAATGAAAGAGTTCCCAAGAAAGGAGATATAAATATAATATTAAACAGCAAAGGAGAAGAAGTATGTATAACGATAAATACGAAAGTGTACAGGACACCTTTTAAAGATGTAACGAAGGAATTTGCGTTTAAGGAAGGGGAGGGAGATAAAAGTTTAGAATATTGGAGAAAAGTGCATATAGATTTTTTTATGGAAGAAACTGACGGGAAATTTACAGAAGATATGGAAGTATTATGTGAAGAATTTGAATTAATGGAATAA
- a CDS encoding MBL fold metallo-hydrolase codes for MKRGLLLLFLLSLNLFAKFEVITLGNSGGVKAGTTTSYILRDIGSKEYLALDAGSVVNGLEEALKKGNFKDIKVPEDSNYTKLGYIFRESIKGYFLSHAHMDHIAGLVLSSTEDTKKNIYGLPSVIDILEKNIFNWKVWPNFGDSGEGFKLGVYSYKKLEIGKEFKIEGTELYGQVFPLSHSNYESSMLLIRSGEEYFAFFGDTGPDKVEKSQLLNNIWKELGPKLKAGKLKGIIIEVSFPNSTEDKNLFGHLTAKWLMEEMKVLSEYSGGTEKLKNLNIIINHIKPNFLKNVDNEKTVKKEIEALNIYKIKFLYPKQRESMIF; via the coding sequence ATGAAAAGAGGATTACTTCTATTATTTTTATTATCATTAAATTTATTTGCAAAATTTGAAGTCATAACTTTAGGAAACAGCGGAGGAGTGAAAGCGGGAACTACCACTTCGTACATTCTAAGAGATATCGGAAGCAAAGAATATCTGGCATTGGATGCGGGAAGTGTCGTGAACGGTCTTGAAGAAGCATTGAAAAAAGGAAATTTTAAGGATATTAAAGTTCCCGAAGATTCCAACTATACGAAATTGGGATATATATTCAGAGAATCAATAAAAGGTTATTTTTTGAGCCATGCACATATGGATCATATTGCAGGTCTTGTTTTATCGTCTACTGAAGATACGAAGAAAAATATATACGGCTTGCCTTCTGTTATAGATATACTGGAAAAGAATATTTTCAATTGGAAAGTATGGCCTAATTTCGGAGATTCCGGAGAAGGGTTTAAATTGGGAGTTTATTCCTATAAAAAACTTGAAATCGGAAAGGAATTCAAAATAGAGGGAACGGAACTGTATGGACAGGTATTTCCGTTAAGTCACAGTAACTACGAGTCTTCAATGTTACTAATAAGAAGCGGAGAAGAATATTTTGCCTTTTTCGGTGATACAGGTCCCGATAAAGTTGAAAAATCCCAATTGCTGAACAATATATGGAAAGAATTAGGTCCGAAACTGAAAGCTGGAAAATTGAAAGGGATTATTATTGAAGTTTCCTTTCCCAACTCAACGGAGGATAAAAATTTGTTCGGACATTTGACGGCTAAATGGCTGATGGAAGAAATGAAAGTGTTATCGGAATATAGTGGAGGAACCGAGAAATTAAAAAATCTGAACATAATCATAAACCATATAAAACCTAATTTTTTAAAAAATGTAGATAATGAAAAAACTGTAAAAAAAGAAATAGAAGCTTTAAATATTTATAAAATAAAGTTTTTATATCCTAAACAGAGAGAAAGCATGATTTTTTAG